Within Babylonia areolata isolate BAREFJ2019XMU chromosome 3, ASM4173473v1, whole genome shotgun sequence, the genomic segment ATGGAGGAGACGATCTGGCCGATCAGACGGTTGAGGTTGGTGTAGGTGGGGCGCTCAATGTCCAGGTTGCGGCGGCAGATGTCGTAGATGGCCTCGTTGTCCACCATGAAGGCGCAGTCGGAGTGCTccagggtggtgtgggtggtcagGATGGAGTTGTAGGGCTCCACCACGGCGGTGGACACCTGTGAAAGAAGATGTGTTTTTAGTGTATTTCGCAGTGTCAGTATTCAGTATGCAAACGGAACAAGTCAACTTAACATTATATTACAGTGAAAATTATTTTAAATTGAAATACCAAAACATGACTTGACATCCAAGTTTTCTactcgagagaaaaaaaacatgttcgAGAAACAATTGTTGGTAAAATGTATCCAGAATGGAACAGGTATTCTGACAAGTGTGGAATCTAAAATGCataaagttttttttcttctagtggGTTCTACCATGACTGAAACCTACAGATCACTGGTGACGTCTTCTTTTATCGTTCCCTTCCTGAGAGCTATATTTTCCGAGGCCTTACCTGGGGAGCAGGGTAGATGGCGAACTCCAGCTTGGACTTCTTGCCGTAGTCCACAGACAGACGCTCCATCAGCAGAGAGGTGAAGCCAGAGCCAGTGCCACCACCGAAGGAGTGGAAGATGAGGAAGCCCTGCAGACCGGTGCACTGGTCAGCCAGCTTGCGGATTCGGTTCAGGACGAGGTCGACGATCTCCTTGCCGATGGTGTAGTGGCCACGGGCATAGTTGTTGGCGGCGTCCTCCTTGCCGGTCACCAGCTGCTCGGGGTGGAACAGATCCTTGTAATGACCAGAGCGGATTTCGTCTGAAAACAAAAACGAGAAACagttaaaatgaaaagaaagtttgaaagaaagaaaagacagacgagGAACGAGGGCTGTGGACAGGCATCTTAGTTAAATCAGTCATTAAACAAAACATAGATTTGGTCCAATATACTCAGTAAAGAGGAGTCttggctgcttttttttcttttcttttttgaggggggtggggggaggtttagttttttgttgtcgtttttcatAGTTAACTCATTAAACGAAACAGAAATTTGGTCTAATACATCTAGTAAAGAGGAGTCTGGACATGTATTTTACTTAAATCAGTCATTAGACAAAATATAAAATAGGTCCAGTATACTCAGTAAACAGGGCTCTGAACATGTGTTTTTAATAAAAATCatttataaaacaaaatataaattaaGTCTAAAAAATCAGTAAACAGGGCTCTGAACATGAATTTTTAGTTGCATCATTTAttttaaacaaaacataaattGGGCCTAAAACAATCAGTATAGAGGGCTGTAGGTATATACACCATAAATCAGTCATCAAAACGAAATTGAAATTAGGTCAACCACACTCACTGAAGAGGGCTCTGGGCACTGAACACGAGGAACATGAGCTAGAACACGAGGTCAGTTTCTGGGTCAAACCTTCTTTGTCCTCATTCTTCATCCTAGGCATCTCTTGCCCGAGATCAAGAATGATGGAGTCCTCCTCGCTGGTGCAGGAATTTGGCAACTGCACTTGGCGACTGATGGTGCAATGCGGTCACAGTAGTTGCCGCTAGTTTTGCACAGCGTCAAGTATGCAGGGCCTCCCTCTCCACGAGTGCTGAGCTTGAGTGGAGAGAAGAGAAGCCACCGGTATACGACATCTTGGCCACCGGGCGCCAGTTTCTCGCTACCGGAAATGTGGGTCAGCACATACACCTTTCGCTGCAGCAGCGTGGCACTGGCGTAGAATTTCGCAGGTATTGGTCTACTTGCCTAACTTCCGTGTTTCCACGCGCCACCGTCAATGTAATTAGCTGGTCAATCTCACAAACTGACCGTCTAAACTCGGTATAGAAGCCATCTGTGCTATGCAGTACATTCGGGAGAGAGCGGAAGAAATGACTGCCGTCACCTCTGACGTAGTCCACTTGTCCTTCCATGCTGGATAGTGCTGGAGTCAGGTATTAGGGTAGGAAGGAGGAGATATATCGCTGAGCGTACAGTGACATTGTTCTTTTTGAGACAAATGGAGAAgcggcaagggggaggggggtgggggtgggggtgggggtgggggggggggggtggagggggggagaaagaaaggatgcGGGGAAAAAGAACTAATCTTCGCGGAAGTCAATCCCAAACATCAGACTGAAGAGGCACAAGGGACCGTACTGACCTTCACTCTTTTCATGTGTGTCTTTCtggaagttgatttttttttttaacgtcccaGGGACCCGTTTAGCGAATATGCGGTACGCCCTTTCCATTTTCAGATCGTCATGTACGCAGAAAGATATATGTGTTATCAAGAAGCTCTGTTCTGGTATCAGGATACACAGGACACATGACACCTACAaagccttttttgttgttgctgtcgttgttctcTTGCTGTTTAAGGCGGAAAAGGCAacgcttggcttatatcacagattgacttaataagcttacagctgggccaacagcaaagtgtgggagctgtatgatctatggtttctccactgcaacgggaagtcatttacaacttagtcttttgtgaagactcTGAAATCAGGAAGCAAGATTACACTGGTTctcaatgctgcagccttgggggctacttgGCCTTTTGGCAACCATCCcaaccaacgccgactgtcctaaaaaccctcttggccagagagagagtggggatgtaacttgggtaagacacactccgctataatcaaattctagtctagatagtcaggacagcagatttgtctcctctgctgttcttgtggtcatagtcggacacgactatcatacatactcgAACATCACAGAATATTCTCACAAAAGACTGCATACAActggaattggaaaaaaaaagaaaaaaaagaaaaaaaaagaagaatgtaaaCACAACGAAACCCAAATTCAAAACTGACCGATGACAGTAGGCTCCAGGTCGACCAGCACAGCGCGCGGCACATGCTTTCCCGAGGCGGTCTCGAAGAAGGTGCTGTAGGCATCGTCCGTGTGCTCCGGCACGGCCTCATCCACGATCTGGCCGTTGGGCTGGATGTTGTGCTCCAGGCAGTACAACTCCCAGCACGAGTTGCCCATCTGCACTCCAGCCTGACCCAGGTGCACCGAGATACACTCCCTCTGTGTGGACAAACAACAGACTGGGCAAACCTCACCAGTATAAAATTATTCTGTGCCACAGTGATTCAGTGAGTTTGTGCTATATTTAACCTATTTCGATAAAATTTGGGCTATTTACCATGTTGAACTGAAGCAAGCTTGGTCTGTCGCAGGTTTGCTGCTGGTCCAGTTTGCATCAACTTGGCATTATactatatgacaccaaaattggGGTGGTTTTATTCCATGTTTGGTTGATTGAAATGTGGgttacttaccatgtcaaactactGCAAACTGAGACTATAGAGGAACCCGGTACGCATAGTTCGCATAGGTTTGGCATGATGCACtatagtatatgacaccaaactgggGAGTTTGTATCAATCATCTTCCCAGTTTGGTCGCATGGTGTTGGCTACttaccgtgtcaaactgatgcaaattaGGTTTATCAGTATGCTACGGGCCCAGTCACAGAGTTACCATCATAAAGAATGAACTGACACCTCAGCTGGGACACATACCATCTGTTCTATACATTCACATACGTCTCAGGTACAGGAACAGGTACCGGTGTGAACTggtacagtatttggggcaaAAATTAAACCTTGCGGCCTTTCCACGCTTCTTCTTGGTATAGTAGTTGTGTTTTAGGGTTTGCAGTTGCATGCTAATTTGCCTAAATAGTTATTAAAGTAATATTATTTCTGCACTATTGATCTGAATCATTGTCTTGCTCAATCCAAGTACAATTTCAAAATCAAGTTCAATATTTAGCATGGCATAGAAAGAACATTTCGGTCCACGAAAATTCAAAATCAAGTTTAGAATATTGGTTTCCTTCAATCCCAGCTGAAGTTCGACAATATACAATGTAAACCCGTAAAATGGTTCTGTTGGAGTCAGTTGTGGATATCAATTActactccctttttttctttctttttttctttcttcttcttcttcttttttcaggtgTACCAGTAGTCCTCGACATTTGATTCTTTGATCACTGCATTAAATATATAGGGCTAGAATAAGAATTGAGCGACAAGGGGTACTCACAGAAGCTGGCCACGCTCAAACTGCCCAGTTTAGAGCACAGAAGGAAACGTGGCGACATGATCGACATCTACAAATATGTCCATGGCataccttaaaaagcacataaatatgattgaaggtgttcaacgcagatttaccaagtgcataactagtaatactaatagtactcgagatcttagttatgaggagcgcctagctctttttaatatgcctagcctagagtttagaagattaagaggtgatctcattgaagtatacaagatcatgcacaatatttatgatccttgcaccacctcttccttgtttactatggccAGCTACGATAAacctcgagggcacaacttcaaaataaacaaaactaatttcgtaactaaccagttccgcaagttctttactaaccgtatcataaatctgtggaataacctttcctataacaccatcaatgcaccatgggtaaacgccttcaaaaatcacattgacaaaaagtttaaggaccatgtattttccacagagttaaatctttattgagctgtagataaatgtagtatacactatgccagatttaaacaagggtctgttcacaagtgATCccaaagcacataaatggacactgattatgagggcaaaaggcttttagcctatagccaaacatttctgtgattctgtgatataCAAGAAGGACAAGCCACAGTTCACGCTCTCCAGCAACAAAGCGAGCAGAGGCCACAGCCTGAAACTGAGCAAGGTCCATTGTCGACTCAATATTCAGAGTGCCTTCTTTGTGGAACGGGTCATCAACACCCGGAATGGTCTCCCAGAAGAGGTGGTGACAGACCCAACACTAGCTGCTTTCAAGGGCCGCTTGGACACTCACTGGGCCAGTATTCCCACCCTTTACGACCCAGAGTGCTACCACTAACCTGTAGTTTTAACCACGCATGTATCCACAGAACGATGAACAGGCCTTTTAACGGGACCTCAAACTTCGTACAAGTCAAGTCAAACCCAGAATGGCGAGCAGGCCACTACCAGGCCTCAACCGTCtatcaagatcaagatcaagatgAAAGAAGTAGAGACTTAGCGAAAGTGGTAGGCCTAACCGACGCATCGAAACCCTTGAAAATAGCATCCAGTCAGTTATGTTAGATTAATAAACCTACCAAGGTTGTATGTACTTACCATGGTTAGAGAAGGCTGCAACTGATACACTAATAAACTGGGACTGAAGGGAGGAGATGGTATTCGAACTCCCGTCGATGGTCTTTGCGTCCACAGCGCACAACAAGCCTTCTGCCGTTTGGCCTGTTTATGGGCTTCCCATGGCAACCAGAACGATGTTTGCTGGTTTTGACCAATGGTGGTGACCTTATCTCATGACGACTTGAGTTTTTGTTCGCGTCATTTCAGGTCACTGTCACTTACACGGAACTGGTGATGACGTAATATCAACGCGTCATTTATTGTATGACGTAAACCAGCCAGTGCGACAGCCActccaaaatctctctctctctctctctctctctctctctctctctctctctctctctctcaagagaatAAAGAAAATTTCATCCTCTGACCCCTGTTAGGCCATAAAGATTAAACATTAACAAatgatgcgtgcgcgcgcgcgcacacacacacacacacacactgacacacacagaatgaatacatgaatgaatgaatgcttcaTTCATCTATAGGCCGTTTCCCCTcatgaaaggatgtgtgtgtatatatatatatatatatatatatatatatatatatatatattaacacacatttgagaagaaaaaaatgaacaagacaaACATCAAACTTTGTCCATCGGTATATACCTACATTCAGCTCTGCAGCACACAGTACAGATGAATAAAACATGCATGTTTTACAGCACTTAATAAAGTTATACATGTGACATCAGAATGATTTCCTTTACGACGTAAGAGCAGATCGAAGCTTTCAAACACTTTGTACATAtcaattgagaaatttctgatagttttaTCCTGTGCAGATGACATAATCTGCGACAATCTAAACTGACAAGAGAACTTATAAAATTTTAATGGTACGTATTGTACTCtgaagtcaagagagagagagagagagagtaatcatttgggaaataaatttgaaaaaaaacaaaaaaacttgaattGTATACCAGTGACATTGTAAACCACTTTAATCataatatatgtatacacatagacTGTTCATTTTGTAACATGAATGCATAATGAAATTAATTCTGAGTAGGCCTACTACATAATGCACAAGGGGGcctttgtttatcgt encodes:
- the LOC143280360 gene encoding tubulin alpha-1C chain-like — its product is MRECISVHLGQAGVQMGNSCWELYCLEHNIQPNGQIVDEAVPEHTDDAYSTFFETASGKHVPRAVLVDLEPTVIDEIRSGHYKDLFHPEQLVTGKEDAANNYARGHYTIGKEIVDLVLNRIRKLADQCTGLQGFLIFHSFGGGTGSGFTSLLMERLSVDYGKKSKLEFAIYPAPQVSTAVVEPYNSILTTHTTLEHSDCAFMVDNEAIYDICRRNLDIERPTYTNLNRLIGQIVSSITASLRFDGAINVDMTEFQTNLVPYPRIHFPLATYAPVVSSEKAYHEQLTVSEITNACFEPTNQMVKCDPRHGKYMACCLLYRGDVVPKDVNAAIASVKMRRNIQFVDWCPTGFKVGVNYQPPTVVPGGDLAKVQRAVCMLSNTTAIAEAWARLDHKFDLMYAKRAFVHWYVGEGMEEGEFAEARENLAILEKDYEEVATDPDQDDTNDDQY